One Setaria italica strain Yugu1 chromosome I, Setaria_italica_v2.0, whole genome shotgun sequence DNA window includes the following coding sequences:
- the LOC101776783 gene encoding premnaspirodiene oxygenase has protein sequence MEQLTYYLHLFCVLLLPLLLLKLKRRDGDNGLRLPPGPWRLPVIGSLHHLLRSPLPHRAMADIARRLDDAPLVYLKLGEVPVVVASSPDAAREIMKTHDVNFATRPWTPTMKVFVVDGEGLVFARYGALWRQLRKISILELLSARRVQSFRGVREEEVRRLVATAAAAGEAAVNVSERIAVVITDTAVRSMIGDRFERREEFLENLAEGIKISSGFNLCDLFPSSRLARLVGGSERRAAANHRKNTELMDYAIKQHEQRRATMAASADGTVEGEDLVDVLLRVQKEGGLEVPLTMGMIKAVILDLFGAGSETSANTLQWAMSELVRNPKVMQKAQAEVREKLQGKPTVTEDDLADLRYIKLIIKETLRLHPVVPLLLPRECRESCKVMGYDVPKGTTVFVNVWAINRDPKYWDNPMTFRPERFEAGTVDFKGTDFEYTPFGAGRRMCPGMAFAQASMELVLAALLYHFDWELPGEMLPSELDMAEEMGITVRRKHDLYLRPIVRVPPHVAP, from the exons ATGGAGCAGCTCACGTACTACCTGCACCTCTTCtgtgtcctcctcctccctctcttgcttctcaagctcaagaggcgcgACGGCGACAACGGCCTGAGGCTGCCGCCGGGCCCGTGGCGGCTGCCGGTCATCGGCAGCCTCCACCACCTGCTCCGCAGCCCGCTTCCCCACCGCGCCATGGCCGACATCGCGCGCCGGCTCGACGACGCGCCCCTCGTCTACCTCAAGCTCGGGGAGGTCCCCGTCGTCGTGGCGTCGTCCCCGGACGCCGCCCGCGAGATCATGAAGACGCACGACGTCAACTTCGCCACGCGCCCATGGACCCCGACGATGAAGGTCTTCGTCGTCGACGGGGAGGGGCTCGTGTTCGCGCGCTACGGCGCGCTGTGGCGGCAGCTCCGCAAGATCAGCATCCTCGAGCTCCTCAGCGCCCGCCGCGTCCAGTCGTTCCGCGGcgtccgggaggaggaggtccgccgcctcgtcgccaccgccgcagccgccggcgaggccgccgtgAACGTCAGCGAGCGGATCGCCGTGGTCATAACGGACACGGCCGTGCGCTCCATGATCGGCGACAGGTTCGAGAGGCGGGAGGAGTTCCTGGAGAACCTCGCGGAGGGGATAAAGATCAGCTCCGGGTTCAACCTCTGCGACCTGTTCCCGTCCTCGAGGCTCGCgaggctcgtcggcggctcggaacgccgggcggcggcgaacCACCGCAAGAACACTGAGCTCATGGACTACGCCATCAAGCAGCACGAGCAGCGGAGGGCGACCATGGCCGCGTCTGCGGACGGCACCGTGGAAGGGGAGGACCTGGTGGACGTGCTCCTGAGGGTTCAGAAGGAAGGTGGACTCGAGGTGCCGCTCACCATGGGAATGATCAAGGCCGTCATCCTT GATCTTTTCGGTGCTGGGAGCGAGACATCGGCAAATACGCTCCAATGGGCCATGTCGGAGCTCGTCAGAAACCCAAAGGTGATGCAGAAGGCACAAGCCGAGGTACGCGAGAAGCTTCAAGGGAAGCCAACGGTGACCGAAGATGACTTGGCCGACTTGAGGTAcatcaagctcatcatcaaggaGACCCTAAGGCTGCATCCGGTGGTGCCATTGCTTCTCCCAAGGGAGTGCCGCGAGTCATGCAAGGTCATGGGGTACGATGTCCCCAAGGGAACCACCGTGTTCGTGAACGTTTGGGCGATCAACAGAGACCCCAAATACTGGGACAATCCTATGACGTTCAGACCGGAACGATTTGAGGCTGGTACAGTTGATTTTAAGGGTACAGACTTTGAGTACACGCCATTTGGGGCAGGACGGAGGATGTGCCCCGGCATGGCGTTTGCACAGGCAAGCATGGAGCTTGTGCTCGCCGCACTCTTGTACCATTTCGACTGGGAGCTGCCGGGTGAGATGCTGCCGAGCGAGTTGGACATGGCGGAGGAGATGGGCATCACCGTCCGAAGGAAGCACGACCTTTACCTGCGTCCAATTGTCCGTGTGCCACCACATGTGGCACCATAG